TTTAAACAAAGTTCATGGAATTTTTAGCGTACAAatcatgtataaatattctaatatttaatatcaattcatttttgattatatataattttatatttacttcttATAActgaaatgtgaaataaaacaatataagtAACTTAAtgacatataaatatttttcatgtatgtacataccatacacatatatgttcAAAAGTAGctatgtatatctttttttttcagtgATTAATaggtattttgtaattttataagaCTTTGTGTTTCATGTATAAATAGCCAAGAAacaataacataatttatatttgtaacaataaaacgtcacgaaaaaaataaacgaataaataaatatgtcaGATACAGAAGATTATATGtcagataaatttttacatgGAATTGAAAAATCTACTTCATCGAGTCTCATACATCGACAtgcagataaaagaaaatttgaacttatgaaaaagaaaactcagattgaaacaaaattgaatgaaaaaaataccataaaacatattgaggaagaaaaaagagaagcagGCTTATCTTCTGCAATTACAAGTTCCAATAAAggtttgttttctttttgtttctaccAAAATTTTTGGTTTAATGGCATATTATATTACCGTAATGCttgattatacaaatttatgaatttattctTAGGTTATGAAATGATTCTGAAAATGGGATATAAACCTGGTCAAGGCATAGGTAAAACAGGATCAGGAAGGATTGAGCCAATTAGCCTTGAAGTAAAATTAGACAGACAAGGTTTAGGGGAAGGaattgcaaaaaaagaaaggaaaaagaaagataattcgCATCATGATAAATTAGATAATAAGAGTATGAAGGATTTTCGAGATAGAATTGCACAAAAAAGAACAGAACAATTATTAAAGACAGACTTGTATAAAAGCCAAAAAGTTTGTCAGAAATTAGATATGCAACAAGAGATAAAAAAGCCTAGAGAAATGTGGTTTTGGTTACCTCAAGATAATGAAGATGATGATAATAGTGATACAGAGGAAGATGATGATTTTTTGCCTGTTAGTggaaaacttgaaattttaactaaatatttaagagaaaaatatttttattgtatttggTGTGGAGTAGCACATCTAGATGAAGATGATTTAAGAGATAATTGTCCAGGAGGTACAAGAAATGATCACTAAtgctattaatttgtattacttcaattaaaagtacatataaataaaaaaagataaaatcaaaatttaccATGTTTTTACTTATACCTATGTTTTAATCATACAGTAAAGAAATCTTATAAAAAAGCATACAAGATTCAGCATCTAAATAACATCAGTAATGCTTCTTTAGTGTGGTCACCCACAGTGTATGAAGACATAAAAGATCCATTAGAGTCATAATGCAAAATACTGAAAAAGTACAGTAGAAAAAAATCTAACAGTGTACAATGTAAAAGCAAGGGAAACTTATCCTGATTCAGCTATGCTATTATTTCCTAGCAGGAGTTCAGCACCCCTAAGTAACAACATGTTGGAGGGAAAGTTACCTATAAAAGCATCTGTTTCATTTTCTGTTCTTTCATTTCAGTCAGAATCTTTGACCATACCTTTACTATATTCAAAACAGATTAAGTAAAACAAATATCGCTTAAAGGAATCCCTATCACAATGTTTATATTTGCACTTTTCTTTGTATTAACAGcgtttatatatatgaatgaTACAGTTGCTCAAGTAACAGATGATGAAAATTGTGAAACACTACAGTCAGAAGTACATATTACAAAAggtactatttttattttgaattaattagcTTCATATACAAGCAAGTATATGTAAAACGAAGATgttttttgattattttagaTCAATATGATGAAATAGGTCGATTAAAAAGAACATGCAGTGGAGATATAACTGTTACAAAATGTGAAGGGTTTTGCAGTTCACAGGTACAACCAAGTGTTGCAAGTACAACAGGATTCTCAAAGGTGAGGATACTGTTttaaagaagaacaaaattcgtataaaaataatgaaatatacatttttgaaatttacttttatttcccCAATAGGAATGTTATTGCTGTCGTGAGagttatttaaaagaaaggcATATCACACTACACCATTGTTATGATGcagatggaataaaattaatgaatgaaGAAGATGGGGTAATGGAAATCAAGATAAGAGAACCAGCAGaatgtaaatgtattaaatgCGGTGATATATCccgataaatatgaaaatattttataaaagcattaataaaatataaaatagaaattatatgtaatacagATAATgtgatttaaaataaaaatatagaacatatTTAAGACAATTTACTTTCCCTTTcctcttatatttataaactgtatcaaaaaatacaaattaaatactatTAGATTAACTAAATGtgtattttgaaatgttataaattaaatactaaaaaacAATGATAGATATGATGTTCAATATAAGattgttcatttttatattatacataattttgtttccATAACTAatgagtaataaaatttaatttatttatgactagaaattttaacaaaaatagaattttatttataaaaacaaaaattgacataaaatatttaatataatcgtGAATGGAATTCaagataattatcaattaaatttcacataGATTATATTAATGCATATTATTACAACAAATAgattaaaacattattaaaataatagataaaatgAACTCATTATTAGCATAACTaacatataacaaataattaatttcccaattttatcatgaataaaatagttaaaagCTAAAGccaaataataacattataaaaaataccaataatactatattttagaatttttaacagctagaagtatgtatatatgctgtaaaatatacaaaatatttctttgccaTTTAAATCAATAAAGCACCATagtttatatacaatttattgtttgaatattataattttcactaTGGTAATGTAcaacaaattattatcaaagtCTATTATACTgcaatggaaaataatattatgtaatattacttGTATAaacaattgatttaaaaaggaattgttaattttgtatgtagataaagattataaatataaataacatttaacatGTAACTAGAACTTGCattgattataatattctaaaaattattcatgatTTAGATGTTTTAATTGTTAGCAAGATTATagtattatagaatataatttttatatacatatatgtgtagtTAATATATCatgcatataattattaccaataaaaatgtcattatatttgtaaatatatagtGGTAACTTATAATAAcagtataacaatataaaaaaagttgtaatgtataaaaaattataggaAATTAAACTTTGACTTTCCTTATAACAAATTGCTTTCATAGAATATTatcattgaatattataaaagatattatttataaatctaaagtatgaaagaatatttgatgaaaatgTTTGCTATATgtatgaaacaatattttcaaaaacatttttatttcctaataGTACTTCTATATACCATATATTTAATCCCTTTCTTAGTGCTATTAACATACGCATGAAAAGGGAAGGGAGAAAACATGATCACCTACAGGGTATAAAAGGATAGAACTTACAATCTCTAACCACAGTAAAGTAGTAGATCTAAGAGGAAAAGTATCGTGCTAACACTATGTTACTATATCATATTggtaaataaagaattataatacTTGTATCGtacattaacattaaaattaatataaacaaataggataaattaaattttataactgaAATTATAAGCAAAATAAGAAGCAGAAAAGTATAATGTATGtcaatataacatttatattattctattactTACTGTGTAGTAGGTGCCAGCGTTTTAATATGCCTGCTAAGCGAAACTGCAGAAGCTCTTATAGGCGTTGATGAATGTCAAGCAACTCCAGTTATTCACTTCTTGCAATATCCAGGATGTGTTCCAAAACCAATTCCTAGTTATGCTTGTAGAGGACGTTGTAGCAGTTACCTACaggtaatatacatatataaacaaaCAAGTAATTTCACTTACAAATATATCaacataaacaaataaaaacatttccaatatagaaaaatacattgtattttatttttacacaaataaatttataaatcttctctacattaagaataaaaacaatagacaattctttaagaaatatttgtttagttttatattttttcattaattactgattaaaaataaataaaaacatattacttatattaattttattatatataatcagtttatattattttatatcaatattaacattaaaataatcaaagtttatgtaaacatttaaacttaaaaatattctttaaaatattcttttaaacatttataatattctgaTTTGTATAAGCGTGCATAATAAGATGTAGGTATCACTGTTTTTCATTCAtggttataatatatgtataaaaaattctaagtaTTTTCTgttacttatattatttataattcttataaacAAACAGTTAGGTATCagttttatattcatatttactGAATATCACAGTATTCTGCACAATGTTTCTCAACcatatatttcatagaaaattgataaattaatatatgtaaacatCTATTCATTCGTACCTGTTTCTACAGGTATCTGGATCAAAAATTTGGCAAATGGAGAGGAGTTGCATGTGTTGTCAAGAAAGCGGTGAACGAGAGGCCAGTGTATCCTTATTTTGTCCAAGAGCCAAACCAGGCGAAAAGAAATTCCGAAAGGTTAGGTTAATGTTTTGACTTAATCAtagattttttaacattttggataaatgttataaattaatgaagtGTTGGCCGATTAGTCACTCGCACTATAAAATCAGGAGCAAATCTTTTGATACCATGAGTTCCTCACAGCCATATTGTTTTTGTCTAACTGATCAGTGGGAAGCGCATCTGAAAATGAATATCGCGCGTCATTTGAATTGGATTATCCTATAAGaactatttataaatacaaaatcatgtttgtttatataatttataactaacatatataacaaatcaaatgaaaatatttttatctaataaaatttaaggatgtatatatatataaataattcaatttactaACTAATTATCCGTTCATAGGTAATTACCAAGGCGCCTTTAGAATGTATGTGTAGACCATGCACTAGTGTAGAAGAATATGCAATTATCCCACAAGAGATCGCTGGATTTGCCGATGAAGGCCCGTTTACGACCTCTGCGCATTTTAGAAGATCTTCCGACTTGCAgtaattcttttatcaaactttatattgtgaaattaacaaaataaaagaaaatattaaagataagaaatactttattggatgtaacgttataaaaacgtagataaattgaaaatgtaaagtatttgatgtaaaaaattcattgatatataatataaatgctatacattatattaaaaatgtgcTTCTCCTCtgctaaatattttccatacaTAGAAAACCTTcgatgatattatatattatctatatacattattttagcATTCTTACGTTaaaggaaatgaaagatagttttaagaaaatatcgtgaaagATAACTAATATTTTGATGGATATATATCAGAAGccttattattttgttataaataatttcagttatattacatacatataaaataactacattgtaataaatatacaatataggATATTACGCGTTtagtatttttctaaaaatgcGTATTTACGTGATACATTACAgtatgattataattattgcatCTTAATGTTATACTGTAAATTATTACATCCTGTTAAGTATACAATATctacaatttttgaaatttcaagtgCATCAGATattaacgttgaaattttaataagatttattcgaaatcgtgttcatatatataattcgtaTAGTA
This DNA window, taken from Bombus pyrosoma isolate SC7728 linkage group LG6, ASM1482585v1, whole genome shotgun sequence, encodes the following:
- the LOC122568064 gene encoding G patch domain-containing protein 11 yields the protein MSDTEDYMSDKFLHGIEKSTSSSLIHRHADKRKFELMKKKTQIETKLNEKNTIKHIEEEKREAGLSSAITSSNKGYEMILKMGYKPGQGIGKTGSGRIEPISLEVKLDRQGLGEGIAKKERKKKDNSHHDKLDNKSMKDFRDRIAQKRTEQLLKTDLYKSQKVCQKLDMQQEIKKPREMWFWLPQDNEDDDNSDTEEDDDFLPVSGKLEILTKYLREKYFYCIWCGVAHLDEDDLRDNCPGGTRNDH
- the LOC122568066 gene encoding partner of bursicon — translated: MFIFALFFVLTAFIYMNDTVAQVTDDENCETLQSEVHITKDQYDEIGRLKRTCSGDITVTKCEGFCSSQVQPSVASTTGFSKECYCCRESYLKERHITLHHCYDADGIKLMNEEDGVMEIKIREPAECKCIKCGDISR
- the LOC122568387 gene encoding bursicon, whose amino-acid sequence is CVVGASVLICLLSETAEALIGVDECQATPVIHFLQYPGCVPKPIPSYACRGRCSSYLQVSGSKIWQMERSCMCCQESGEREASVSLFCPRAKPGEKKFRKVITKAPLECMCRPCTSVEEYAIIPQEIAGFADEGPFTTSAHFRRSSDLQ